Within Fusarium keratoplasticum isolate Fu6.1 chromosome 8, whole genome shotgun sequence, the genomic segment tctcagaATTGCCTGGTTTTCATTCTAGATAGCACACCAAATGGGTGCAATGAGACATGTGGCGGCCTCAGCCCAGGCAAGGATACAATTGATCCCCTGTAAGTTTGTCGGTTTAGTTAGCGCCACCAAAATTCACATGGCTATAGAATCTCAACTAAACACACCAAAAGTCTATCAAAAAATATGCAGTAAGCTCGTATATAGTATTTTCTATTTATGATACTTAttaatttctctttttttcttctttttttttttccttttttttttctctctttaaATGCTGAGATTTTGGTGAGTTTTAGTGGGGCTCCGCCttcactgcaattttaaccCACCTCAAGAGCCTTTGGCGAGCCCTGCCAGTCGAATCCTTCACGTATGGTCTGCGCCCTCCTTAACGATACTTAGTCGCCTATTCTTGGCTGCGTCGAGTAATGCTACCTTACCAAATATAAAAAGCAGAGATGTTCTCCGCCTCGCATGCATCGCATCATGTCCTCAAGGCTCCCTTCCTCTGCGACCTAGATGAGCTTCGTCTCGTTAAATCGTTCGTGCCACTGATGAACGCCTTCTTTGGAGGAGTCTTTAACGGTGCAGAGCTGTCCGAGCTGAGTCAATACCTTGGAGAGATTCCTGGTCACGTATACGAGCCGTCAGTTTACGACTTGCGGCCTTCAGCAGGGGAATGTATCGTTGGAGCTATCTTGCGTCTTTTGTGGATTGATTTTGAGAACCGTCGCTATGCGGAATGCAGGTCTTGTCAGAACTCCATGATAGTATGCTACAGGTCTCATGAGCACATCCGCAATGCCAGCCTTATCACTGCTTTGATCAACACGCAACTGTTCGCGTATTTCGGAGTAAGCTGGGGTTCGGTGTAAGCCGGAGTTCGGAGTAGACTAGAATCCGGAAAATGATGCGCAGCCAATGGGGATTTGCTGACCTTAAGATAATCAGCCTAAAGAGGCTGTCGATGGTGGAGGGTGCTTCATGACTTTGGCTACCCCTTCTGCAACTGAAGCGCATTTCATCCGATAGGCCAAGTTCCTAAATAGCCGGCAATGAGTTGTCTACAATGAGTTGTCTAGGGAGCGGACTAGGCTTCCGATCTGATGGCCGGTCGTGACGCTATCACCTGCATAGGGCGCGAAAAACAACCTAAGTAGCTTGATCTTCAAGTTGCCAAGCTCCGCATCTCGGAGAGAGTCATGCTAACTCCGGCCGCTTGTGCTTACTTAAATCCCCATGAGTCACGTCCTACATGAAACTTCAAAGATTACATCTCAGTTCATTTGTGATCGTCGCTTTCATTCCAACATGTCAAAAATGCAGGCTGCAAACCGACTTTGGACTGCCCTGAGCAAGGGGCAACAGTCCTTCGGAGCATGGCAAATGATACGAGGAGCTAATGTTTCTCGAGTATTAGCGAGGACTGGAGTTGACTGGGTTCTTGTGGATTGCGAGCATGGAGACATTGACGGTATGAAGTTGTTTTTCTTTCGTGATTCCGGGGTTGCTGACGAACACTGCAGACGGGGCAATGCACGAGGCAGTGCCAGCCATCGCCGACGCGGGCGTGTCTCCTATTGTTAGACCACCAGGCATGGAAGGATGGATGATTAAGAGTCAGTGCTCCTCTTCAGATGATAAACAAGAAAGCTAACCGCCTCCAGGAGCTTTGGACAGTGGAGCCCACGGAGTAAGCAGACAAGTAACTCAGCATTGTTGCACCTCCTAACAAATCCAGGTCCTCATCCCTCTCATAGAAACCGtggaagaggtcaagagaGTCGTAAAGGCCGCCAAGTTCCCACCCCAGGGTCGACGAGGCTTCGGATCTCCCTACGCTCAGCAGCGGTTCAACCCATCTCCAAACTTTATCGAATATCTGCATCAAGCCAACGATGCCACGTTAGTTATTGTTCagatcgagaccaaggaggcaTTAGAGGCTATCGACGAGATTGCGGCCGTAGATGGTGTCGACGTCCTTTTCATTGGCCCATTCGACCTCGGTAAGCCTCCCAAATCCCCCAGAGCCATTCATTGAAACTAACACGTGTAGGAAACAACATCGGTCATCCCATTGTTAGCAGCGAGATGGCACCCCAATTGAAAGATGCAATTGCAAAGGTCCTCGCAGCCAGTCATAAACACGGCAAAAAGTGTGGCATCTATACGTCGGGAGGTCAGCAGGCCAAAGCCTTTGCTGATCAAGGGTTCGACATGATCAGCGTCGCAACAGACCACACCTCTCTGGATGATGTTGTGAGAGGACATTTGAGCGTTGCGAGTGCTACAGCTAAACCCGACAAGGGGGTTTCATACTGAGGCAAAGGCCCCGAGATGTATGGCAGTATTTAGATCGATATCCCTCCAATAGGACGTTTTGGGCAAGAGAGAGATGCTGCCTACAATACAGGGAGAAAAAGTGTTCCGACAAGCGATGCGAGCCTATCAAATTTTCTCTTTTAAGAGCCGTCCCGACTTGGTTC encodes:
- a CDS encoding HpcH-HpaI domain-containing protein, with translation MSHVLHETSKITSQFICDRRFHSNMSKMQAANRLWTALSKGQQSFGAWQMIRGANVSRVLARTGVDWVLVDCEHGDIDDGAMHEAVPAIADAGVSPIVRPPGMEGWMIKRALDSGAHGVLIPLIETVEEVKRVVKAAKFPPQGRRGFGSPYAQQRFNPSPNFIEYLHQANDATLVIVQIETKEALEAIDEIAAVDGVDVLFIGPFDLGNNIGHPIVSSEMAPQLKDAIAKVLAASHKHGKKCGIYTSGGQQAKAFADQGFDMISVATDHTSLDDVVRGHLSVASATAKPDKGVSY